In Neosynechococcus sphagnicola sy1, the sequence CTTTGTCTGCAAGACAGAAATTGGCAAGGATATCCCCACGGAAACCCTGGTGAAAGACTTTGATGCGGTGGTTCTCTGTACCGGAGCGACCCGACCCCGTGACTTACCCATCCCAGGACGCGATCTTCCAGGCATCCACTTTGCGATGGAATTCCTGACTGCCAATACCCAGGCGGTGCTCAATGGGTTTGATGGCGACCCCTACATTACAGCGGCAGCTAAGGATGTGGTGATTATCGGTGGCGGCGACACCGGAACGGACTGCGTCGGCACCTCCCTCCGCCACGGCTGCACCAGCGTCACCCAACTGGAAATCATGCCCAAGCCCCCCGAAACCCGTGCCCCCAGCAATCCTTGGCCGGAGTGGCCCAAGATCTACCGCATGGATTACGGCCAAGAAGAAGCTGCTGCCCTATTTGGCGATGATCCCCGCGTCTACAGCACCACCACGACCCACTTCGAGGGTGACGAGAATGGTCGGGTAAAAGCAGTGCACACCGTGCAGGTGAATTGGATGCGAGATGAACAAGGCCGCTTTGGCCCCCAACCCATCCCTGGCACAGAAAAGGTGATTCCAGCTCAACTGGTGCTGCTGGCGATGGGCTTCCTCGGCCCTGAACAGCCGCTCATTGATGCCTTGGGTCTGGAGCAGGATAGTCGCAGTAACATTAAGGCGGAACACGAGCAATACACCACGAGCATTCCTGGTGTGTTTGCAGCGGGAGACTGCCGTCGAGGTCAAAGTCTTGTGGTGTGGGCGTTTAATGAAGGTCGTGGTGTCGCGCGGGAGTGCGATCGCTACCTCATGGGCACCACCGAACTCCCCTAATCTTCAGCGCCTCTGGTGTTTGCCTGCCAACTCAAGTGTGCTGTCCGTGCAAGGAGGTGATCCAAATTACTGGCCTAGCACGGCAACAGTCATCAGCAGCAGGGCGATCGTCAGCCAGGGTAGTAGGTGAGATTGAAAGCGAAACCTTGCAGCCTTTTTCCTCTCTTGCAAAATGTAATGCAACAACTGA encodes:
- a CDS encoding glutamate synthase subunit beta; protein product: MGKPTGFMEFLREVAKEVSPLDRIRNWDEFHLHMPDEKLQTQGARCMDCGTPFCHTGIEINRAASGCPINNLIPEWNDLIYRGRWQDALDRLHKTNNFPEFTGRVCPAPCEGACVLGIIDPPVTIKNIEYSIAEKGWDQGWIRPTPPSQRTGKKVAIVGSGPAGLSAAAQLNSAGHWVTVYERADRPGGLLMYGIPNMKLDKKKVVMRRLEVLEAEGVTFVCKTEIGKDIPTETLVKDFDAVVLCTGATRPRDLPIPGRDLPGIHFAMEFLTANTQAVLNGFDGDPYITAAAKDVVIIGGGDTGTDCVGTSLRHGCTSVTQLEIMPKPPETRAPSNPWPEWPKIYRMDYGQEEAAALFGDDPRVYSTTTTHFEGDENGRVKAVHTVQVNWMRDEQGRFGPQPIPGTEKVIPAQLVLLAMGFLGPEQPLIDALGLEQDSRSNIKAEHEQYTTSIPGVFAAGDCRRGQSLVVWAFNEGRGVARECDRYLMGTTELP